The Thermoplasma acidophilum DSM 1728 genome includes a window with the following:
- a CDS encoding helix-turn-helix domain-containing protein, with the protein MLSGIRLVRAKITYLHDSCTFNFINENMSVKLLWSVPYRGDRMITYESVYPIQSKDVAKLIITKVRNNPKTLSVFDRSINGKTLFIGYLEYSDNSPFYLSNRVGTIFYDEYTGTGGDVISMITTADNFDLIREDLSVYGKIVHRQVQEIEAESINGPPRLTEMQEKVLRNAFEMGFFNYPKDVHLKDIAQKIGVSAVSVDQYLREAQRKLIRAYLNG; encoded by the coding sequence ATGTTGTCTGGAATAAGGCTGGTCAGAGCCAAGATCACATACCTTCACGATAGCTGTACCTTCAATTTCATCAATGAAAACATGAGTGTCAAGCTGTTATGGAGCGTTCCCTACCGGGGAGACCGGATGATAACCTATGAGAGCGTTTACCCGATCCAATCCAAGGATGTTGCAAAATTGATCATAACGAAGGTTCGCAATAACCCAAAGACACTGTCTGTATTCGACCGTTCTATCAACGGTAAAACACTTTTTATAGGATATTTGGAGTACAGCGATAATTCACCATTTTATTTGAGCAACAGAGTTGGAACAATATTCTACGATGAATATACAGGTACTGGCGGGGACGTTATTTCAATGATAACAACGGCAGACAACTTCGATCTTATAAGGGAGGATCTCTCTGTATACGGCAAGATAGTCCATCGGCAGGTTCAGGAAATTGAGGCAGAGTCGATCAACGGCCCGCCCAGGCTCACCGAGATGCAGGAAAAGGTGCTCAGAAACGCCTTTGAGATGGGATTCTTCAACTATCCTAAGGATGTGCATTTGAAGGACATTGCGCAGAAAATCGGGGTATCCGCAGTATCAGTTGATCAGTATTTAAGGGAGGCCCAGCGCAAGCTCATAAGGGCATACCTAAATGGATAA
- a CDS encoding SDR family NAD(P)-dependent oxidoreductase, which yields MMKLTSAKYIFDFSGSTAVVTGAFQGIGKAIADALLDAGAEVYGIDKAFPDHGVDEGRFHGLHGSVDSLDDIASLRDRVAETSGRLDFLVNNAGIYFYKKIEDSTEDDYERITSVNLKGYFLMTREFLQLLRKSDYPSIVNIASVSGQRPEAGHPLYSMTKGGILALTRALSADLGMLGIRVNSVSPGNIKTPMNDEDILDQARKRGLDPDEVERQYAAESVLGRRGEAAEVASVVLFLLSKGASYINGADIVVDGGLLLV from the coding sequence ATGATGAAGTTGACGAGTGCAAAATACATCTTCGATTTTTCTGGATCTACGGCGGTGGTTACCGGCGCATTCCAAGGCATAGGAAAGGCAATAGCCGATGCACTGTTGGATGCTGGTGCCGAAGTTTATGGAATAGACAAGGCATTTCCAGATCATGGTGTTGATGAAGGCAGATTCCATGGCCTGCATGGCAGCGTTGATTCCCTGGATGACATCGCAAGTCTAAGAGATCGTGTAGCTGAAACTTCCGGACGGCTTGATTTTCTTGTGAACAATGCGGGTATCTACTTCTATAAGAAAATAGAGGACTCTACGGAGGATGATTATGAAAGGATAACCAGTGTCAACCTGAAGGGTTATTTCCTTATGACCAGGGAGTTCCTCCAGCTTCTCAGAAAATCAGATTACCCATCCATCGTGAACATAGCATCGGTGTCCGGACAGCGGCCTGAGGCAGGTCATCCCCTCTACTCTATGACCAAGGGAGGAATACTTGCACTGACAAGAGCGCTATCTGCCGACCTAGGCATGCTAGGTATCAGGGTAAACAGTGTAAGCCCTGGAAATATTAAGACGCCTATGAACGACGAGGACATACTCGATCAGGCTAGGAAGCGTGGCTTGGATCCAGACGAGGTGGAGAGGCAGTATGCTGCTGAAAGCGTACTTGGAAGACGCGGTGAAGCCGCTGAAGTGGCCTCGGTAGTGCTATTCCTTCTGTCAAAGGGTGCGAGCTATATAAATGGGGCCGATATAGTTGTGGATGGAGGTCTGCTTCTGGTATGA
- a CDS encoding penicillin acylase family protein, whose translation MKNSIYLIIGAIIVVLIVVIGSITPLISLLNPETGVPRNASNLIIGNETIQIPGLQHDVTIIQDRYGVYHIYAQDNHDLFLALGFIQAKNRLFELELFKLTAMGELANMLGSGYYNYDRFQTMTGAPLTAQRDWNAIVSNMSVNSTDYLTYQAVTAYSQGINDYINYSESHNLLPFEFNLLDYKPGYWSPVDTFAVQEYMIQTLEFSDDSILYSLLSYKIGSLVNDLITPFSPIPQFYYGGYNGTPNQYVLSMSENTYPINATVASLAVSIAKMWDPLHLFPPNPTDHSNEWVVSGNRTATGKPILVGGPVLGFSLPSIWFQVQLVDPHFDVYGVVLPGAPIIVIGYNEHIGWTLTDTQAISWGTFFFVQNVVNGTYLWNGTYQPVKSYIVNGFRVNWTNLGPILDQNGSTAIVMDWLGNMFTNDIGAILNIMNATNWKQFSSDLEIWKAPYQNFAFADINDTIADISPAYYPIFSSTNAVPYNPNAIMPGNGTQYISGSIPYSMVPHAVNPSDGFIVSSNQRQVGPAYPYWFGDTMTPSPGFRAMLEESYLRTHTDLTITDMMNLQSHNYTDYEAVMAVPYMLKYMAGYQNATVESALSMLSSWNYSMDVNSRAASVWFFTYMYLFNEIFHTFFKDHGVFPEYRDILNVTGMGGSFPNSIGIASFDLDMAHMIINDSAYPFSNQSMTNLTASAMIKAMDYLESEYPSGNYTWGHFYGFVFPSLLGISQLSVGPLPRGGDYNTPNDASGVGPYNWPSGGQSFTMILNFANLSDSYGVYPGGQSENPASPLYSNYINYWINGEYLPLIFYPSASSFPSKSIMDTTTLEVIQ comes from the coding sequence ATGAAAAATTCTATTTATCTTATAATCGGTGCAATTATAGTTGTTCTCATAGTGGTCATCGGCTCCATAACGCCATTGATATCACTGCTGAATCCTGAAACGGGAGTACCCAGAAATGCGTCCAATCTGATCATAGGGAATGAGACAATACAGATCCCAGGACTTCAGCACGACGTAACCATAATACAGGATAGATATGGAGTGTACCACATCTATGCACAAGATAATCATGATCTGTTCCTGGCTCTGGGATTCATTCAGGCAAAGAACAGGCTTTTTGAGCTGGAGCTCTTTAAATTGACCGCAATGGGTGAGTTGGCCAACATGCTTGGATCTGGATACTACAATTATGATAGATTTCAGACAATGACCGGTGCGCCTTTGACCGCGCAGAGGGACTGGAATGCCATCGTAAGCAATATGAGTGTGAACAGTACCGATTATCTCACATATCAGGCTGTCACGGCTTATTCGCAAGGCATCAATGATTACATAAATTACTCGGAGTCCCACAATCTGCTACCATTCGAATTCAATCTGCTTGACTATAAGCCTGGATACTGGTCCCCTGTTGATACATTCGCGGTTCAGGAATACATGATACAGACGCTGGAATTCAGCGATGACTCAATTCTTTATTCCCTGCTTTCATACAAGATTGGAAGCCTGGTAAATGATCTCATAACCCCATTTTCGCCCATACCTCAATTCTACTATGGAGGCTATAACGGAACCCCAAATCAATACGTGCTTTCGATGTCAGAAAACACCTATCCTATTAATGCTACCGTTGCATCTCTAGCCGTAAGTATTGCAAAAATGTGGGATCCTCTGCACCTGTTCCCACCGAATCCAACTGATCACAGCAATGAATGGGTTGTTTCTGGAAACAGAACTGCAACAGGAAAGCCAATTCTTGTTGGAGGCCCTGTCTTGGGATTCTCTCTTCCATCGATCTGGTTCCAGGTTCAGCTTGTTGACCCACACTTTGACGTTTATGGTGTGGTTTTGCCTGGAGCGCCGATAATAGTCATAGGATATAACGAACACATTGGCTGGACGTTGACAGATACCCAGGCAATCTCATGGGGAACATTCTTCTTTGTTCAAAATGTGGTGAATGGAACATACCTGTGGAACGGAACATACCAGCCAGTTAAATCATACATTGTAAATGGCTTTAGGGTAAACTGGACAAACCTTGGCCCCATACTGGATCAGAACGGATCTACGGCAATAGTTATGGACTGGCTTGGAAACATGTTCACAAACGATATCGGTGCAATCTTAAACATTATGAATGCAACAAACTGGAAGCAATTCTCCTCGGATCTGGAGATATGGAAGGCACCATATCAGAACTTTGCCTTTGCTGACATCAATGATACGATAGCGGATATATCGCCTGCCTACTATCCAATATTTTCATCTACAAACGCAGTACCCTATAATCCAAACGCGATAATGCCAGGCAACGGCACTCAGTATATAAGCGGATCAATACCGTATTCCATGGTGCCCCACGCCGTCAACCCCAGTGATGGATTCATAGTGAGTTCAAATCAGAGACAGGTGGGCCCAGCATACCCATATTGGTTCGGTGATACGATGACTCCTTCGCCAGGATTCAGGGCTATGCTGGAGGAATCCTACCTTAGGACGCACACGGATCTGACAATCACCGACATGATGAATCTCCAGAGCCACAATTATACGGACTATGAGGCAGTTATGGCCGTTCCATACATGCTGAAATACATGGCCGGATATCAGAATGCAACGGTGGAATCTGCATTATCAATGCTGAGTTCTTGGAACTACAGCATGGACGTCAATTCCAGGGCTGCAAGCGTCTGGTTCTTCACCTACATGTACCTGTTTAATGAGATATTCCATACGTTCTTCAAGGATCACGGCGTATTTCCTGAATACAGGGACATCCTGAACGTGACAGGTATGGGTGGAAGTTTTCCGAACAGCATAGGTATAGCATCCTTCGATCTTGACATGGCCCATATGATCATCAATGACAGCGCGTATCCTTTCTCAAATCAGAGCATGACGAACCTTACAGCATCAGCGATGATAAAGGCTATGGATTACCTTGAGAGCGAGTATCCGAGCGGAAACTATACGTGGGGTCACTTTTATGGATTCGTATTTCCTAGTCTCCTTGGTATAAGCCAGCTTAGCGTTGGGCCGCTGCCGAGAGGTGGAGACTACAACACACCGAACGATGCGTCTGGCGTTGGCCCGTATAACTGGCCCAGCGGCGGGCAGAGCTTCACGATGATACTCAATTTTGCAAATCTATCAGATTCGTACGGCGTTTATCCAGGTGGCCAGAGCGAGAATCCAGCCAGCCCTCTCTACTCAAATTACATCAATTACTGGATTAACGGCGAATACCTACCGCTGATCTTCTATCCGTCTGCCTCATCATTTCCATCTAAAAGTATAATGGATACAACGACTCTCGAGGTGATTCAATGA
- a CDS encoding aminotransferase class V-fold PLP-dependent enzyme, protein MIDDENSILTDFLKFVRSMRVVNGIGTMTFLGGNTVSDEIIESMKYVSDIFINMQDFSRIAGEYIARRLGVEAAYITAGAAAGTVLGLASLLSLKTGARYIKDIIEEGRKMVVAVQRPHKTEFRDLIYMAGPGIIEFGDEGYVSEQSLEETIKKHGKNILAVLHYELDPMDGALPLESVIRIAHSYNVPVIVDAAAEIPPKGNLTRYLKMGSDLVLYSGGKMLGGLSNSGLMVGRKDIIMMAQSLGPFSEENGPDGTRVFIGRPMKISKEIIVATVAAVERFLTFNDEDWLRKQRSMADNIAKMISDIDQEMTVRVVDPGWNHPRPVAIPRVEISFENGMSADEVCSRLKNFRVPIYTYSLDGKLYLNPQCLKEDDVPIIIDGLSSIVRAEKGETRWRN, encoded by the coding sequence ATGATCGACGATGAGAACAGCATACTGACAGATTTTCTGAAATTCGTACGATCCATGCGGGTTGTCAACGGCATAGGTACAATGACATTTCTCGGAGGAAATACGGTATCCGACGAAATAATTGAATCAATGAAATACGTAAGCGACATATTCATCAACATGCAGGATTTTTCTCGGATCGCTGGGGAATATATCGCAAGAAGACTTGGCGTGGAGGCTGCATATATAACCGCTGGAGCTGCAGCCGGAACTGTCTTGGGATTAGCGTCCCTCTTATCCCTGAAAACAGGGGCAAGATACATCAAAGACATCATTGAGGAGGGCAGGAAGATGGTGGTGGCCGTCCAGAGGCCTCACAAGACAGAGTTCAGGGATCTAATATACATGGCAGGTCCTGGCATCATAGAATTTGGAGACGAAGGATACGTATCTGAACAATCGCTTGAAGAAACGATAAAGAAACATGGCAAAAATATACTAGCTGTTTTGCACTATGAATTAGATCCAATGGATGGTGCGCTTCCGCTGGAGTCGGTCATCAGGATAGCCCATTCATACAATGTACCGGTCATAGTGGATGCAGCTGCTGAAATACCACCGAAGGGAAATCTCACAAGGTATCTGAAGATGGGCTCCGATCTTGTACTGTACAGTGGAGGAAAAATGCTGGGCGGGCTGAGCAACTCTGGTCTCATGGTCGGCCGTAAGGACATAATAATGATGGCGCAATCACTTGGGCCATTCAGCGAAGAAAATGGGCCGGACGGAACAAGAGTGTTCATCGGAAGACCCATGAAGATCAGCAAGGAGATAATTGTAGCTACAGTTGCCGCAGTGGAAAGATTCCTTACATTCAACGATGAGGACTGGTTGAGGAAGCAAAGGAGCATGGCGGACAATATCGCCAAGATGATATCGGACATAGACCAGGAGATGACCGTGCGGGTCGTCGATCCGGGATGGAACCATCCAAGACCGGTGGCAATTCCAAGGGTTGAGATAAGCTTTGAAAATGGTATGTCAGCGGATGAAGTATGCTCAAGATTGAAGAACTTCCGCGTTCCCATATACACTTACTCCTTAGACGGCAAACTGTATCTGAACCCTCAATGCCTTAAGGAGGACGACGTGCCCATAATAATAGACGGCCTTTCAAGCATCGTGCGTGCGGAGAAGGGAGAGACGAGATGGAGGAACTGA
- a CDS encoding aldose 1-epimerase, which produces MEELRSGSSVCRVSRRGAFVSSLRISNMEILKRSSDRYATHGGMAILIPYADIVSDGTYTWHGRRYQLPRNAGYEGNFTDSIHGLVKSAYFSIIYKDVDSILLKYALERSGYPSRLNIYVNYAVQHDSLGTVISVENTGNNEAPLVCGSHPYFLYRDFWFIKFSNSAVRLFSGGDLSLRKDESVNFLTKKIEGYYDDSFYSDGMILLVSSDRMIELDRRSMPYFEVYDGKYAERRSLAVEPMTGAPNAYNNKIGLIDLKPGETFLCGFDIRVASI; this is translated from the coding sequence ATGGAGGAACTGAGGTCTGGATCATCGGTCTGCAGGGTATCACGCAGGGGAGCCTTTGTATCCTCGCTGAGGATCTCGAACATGGAGATACTCAAGAGATCCTCAGACAGATATGCCACGCATGGCGGAATGGCCATTCTCATTCCATACGCTGACATAGTTTCTGATGGTACATATACCTGGCATGGCAGAAGATACCAACTTCCTAGAAATGCTGGATATGAGGGAAACTTTACGGACAGTATACACGGCCTGGTTAAGTCTGCTTATTTTTCTATAATATACAAGGACGTAGATTCGATTCTGCTGAAGTACGCCCTTGAAAGATCGGGATATCCCTCCAGACTAAACATATACGTGAATTATGCTGTCCAACATGATTCTCTGGGCACCGTCATCTCTGTGGAGAATACTGGAAATAACGAAGCACCGCTGGTCTGTGGATCTCATCCGTATTTCCTTTACAGAGATTTCTGGTTCATCAAATTCTCGAACAGCGCAGTGAGGCTTTTCTCTGGCGGCGATCTTTCATTGCGAAAAGATGAAAGTGTGAACTTTCTGACGAAGAAGATTGAGGGCTATTACGATGATTCGTTCTATAGTGATGGCATGATCCTTCTTGTATCTTCGGACAGAATGATTGAGCTGGATCGGAGATCCATGCCTTACTTCGAGGTCTATGATGGGAAATATGCGGAAAGAAGATCCCTTGCAGTAGAACCCATGACCGGTGCGCCCAATGCTTACAATAATAAAATAGGCCTGATCGACCTCAAACCTGGTGAGACATTTCTGTGCGGCTTCGACATCAGGGTTGCATCAATATGA
- a CDS encoding MarR family transcriptional regulator, whose translation MMIGSYALSILDEAEVLVDLLTGGAPKVNKIFLITSSRRKRPDYYGELESCLKEMDLNLEIITVDDVSNFFEVYLILEKICELEGTPKWVNVGSGHGIMLSALAVHAFIKDALLVAFDKEEKKVIVTDIKKLKRIKIYQKRYFELISELGEGEKTITELSKIFNLSRSAMSRRLKHMETLNIVVRKGTGRSNIPYVFKLTELGRKLL comes from the coding sequence ATGATGATAGGATCATACGCACTGTCGATTTTGGACGAAGCCGAAGTACTGGTTGATCTCTTAACGGGAGGGGCGCCAAAGGTGAACAAGATATTCTTGATCACATCATCCAGAAGAAAAAGACCGGACTATTACGGCGAACTTGAGAGCTGCCTGAAGGAGATGGATCTGAACCTAGAAATAATAACAGTGGATGATGTTTCGAACTTTTTTGAGGTGTATCTTATCCTTGAAAAAATATGCGAACTAGAAGGCACTCCAAAATGGGTCAACGTAGGATCCGGACACGGCATCATGCTTTCTGCCCTTGCGGTGCATGCCTTCATAAAGGATGCCCTCTTGGTTGCGTTTGATAAAGAGGAGAAAAAGGTTATCGTCACTGATATCAAGAAATTGAAGAGGATAAAGATATATCAGAAAAGATACTTCGAACTCATCTCTGAACTTGGAGAAGGAGAAAAGACCATAACCGAACTGTCTAAGATCTTCAATCTTTCCAGGTCGGCTATGTCAAGAAGATTGAAGCACATGGAGACTCTCAATATAGTGGTTAGAAAAGGTACTGGGAGATCCAATATACCATATGTGTTCAAGCTCACCGAACTCGGAAGAAAATTATTGTAA
- a CDS encoding APC family permease → MSEETSLKGKELGLWTLVALSMGSIYPLAFAVSNGAGAVVYAGFAAPIVPIFAALAILLVSVPALMFSKHVSFAGGYYGFAEKGFGPATGKYVALVNLFYYILMDVVSVVAVSYILSTALSALYGYTLPLALYIIIALISTVLMFLFTVFDIRISGLSVLIIVAVQILIVLIFSFITIARTPYNSVQAFNIARAPAGITGVMFASVTAGFLFFTGYGAPFYFAEETRTSERTVWRSIIISIVLLTVVSVIVTYAEVAAVGLSNASSLATDWNPAVVAFGKYIGSIGTLVFIVIALIGQIWAGIVGGMSGARLIYAMGRDNFVFPRRFSRTHRKYKTPVYAAAFELAVTALLTIVSPIALVHVYGYSQGIFYSLFLFGALTTFMWVLQHLIADASSVPFFRKLYRRVTAKVATYTLVPTIAAAALFIYADITSYVGIGQPYLTGLYVIFALLIGSLVYVIYLHSKNKLGSVLLNSEEVQ, encoded by the coding sequence TTGAGTGAAGAGACATCCTTAAAGGGTAAGGAGCTTGGTCTATGGACGCTTGTCGCACTATCAATGGGATCCATATATCCTCTCGCCTTTGCAGTATCCAATGGGGCAGGCGCAGTCGTGTATGCCGGCTTTGCCGCGCCGATAGTGCCGATATTCGCGGCACTAGCCATCCTGCTGGTTTCGGTTCCCGCACTGATGTTCTCCAAACATGTGAGCTTTGCCGGTGGATACTATGGCTTTGCCGAGAAAGGATTCGGCCCTGCCACAGGAAAATATGTTGCGCTTGTTAATCTCTTCTATTATATATTGATGGATGTGGTCTCGGTGGTTGCAGTCTCTTACATACTTTCAACCGCGCTTTCAGCGCTTTATGGATACACTCTTCCTCTGGCACTTTACATAATAATAGCATTGATTTCCACAGTGCTCATGTTCCTGTTCACAGTCTTCGATATAAGGATATCAGGTCTGTCCGTTCTCATAATTGTGGCTGTGCAGATTCTGATCGTGCTTATTTTTTCATTTATAACAATAGCCAGGACGCCATACAACAGTGTGCAGGCGTTCAATATAGCCAGAGCACCGGCGGGAATTACCGGCGTCATGTTTGCCTCGGTTACAGCTGGATTCCTCTTCTTCACAGGGTATGGTGCTCCATTTTACTTTGCCGAGGAGACCAGGACGAGCGAAAGAACAGTGTGGAGATCTATAATAATATCAATAGTGCTGCTGACGGTTGTCAGCGTCATCGTTACATATGCAGAGGTTGCAGCTGTCGGGCTTTCCAATGCATCTTCTCTGGCCACTGACTGGAACCCGGCTGTTGTGGCCTTCGGTAAATATATAGGAAGTATAGGGACGCTTGTATTCATAGTGATAGCGCTGATAGGGCAGATCTGGGCAGGGATCGTTGGCGGAATGAGCGGTGCGAGACTCATATACGCCATGGGGCGTGATAATTTTGTTTTTCCAAGGAGATTTTCAAGAACTCACAGAAAGTACAAAACTCCGGTATATGCCGCAGCATTTGAACTGGCAGTCACCGCTCTTTTAACAATCGTTAGTCCTATAGCCCTCGTGCACGTATACGGATACTCACAGGGCATCTTCTATTCTCTCTTCCTCTTTGGTGCGCTAACAACATTCATGTGGGTCCTTCAGCATCTGATCGCTGATGCCTCATCAGTACCATTCTTTAGAAAACTTTACAGACGGGTGACTGCAAAGGTTGCAACGTATACTCTAGTGCCAACCATCGCTGCAGCGGCTCTCTTCATATATGCAGACATAACATCATACGTGGGCATAGGCCAGCCGTATCTGACTGGCCTTTACGTCATATTCGCGCTCTTGATAGGATCACTGGTCTACGTAATATATCTTCATAGCAAGAATAAGCTGGGCAGTGTACTGCTGAACAGCGAGGAGGTGCAATGA
- the tes gene encoding tetraether lipid synthase Tes: MGHLINEDMLVIRVTESLCPGCVDEEKFDQMRIPAIVYEEGGEVKLIKECPEHGVTVEKYWEDYEMFEEAKKWQDPGVKILNPNVAYYASKIVCPTHCGLCVKHKSHTGLGNIVVTNRCDLSCWYCFFYAKENEPIYEPTQDQIRMMLRRMKNEKPVGANAVQITGGEPTMRDDIIDIVRIAREEGYDHVQLNTNSVRAAFDPDFVRRVREAGSNVIYTSFDGPTPRSNPKNFWEIPAALENYKKAPLGVVLVPTVIGGVNDMYLGDIIRFGLSNIDVVRAVNFQPVSLVGRMPDRARAKQRITIPGAIKKIEQQTDGLIGREDFFTVPSTASVSNFVAALKGRPTYKLSIHYACGMGTYLFKDDEKVIPVTRFVDVKGMFEYIQNLADEIGDSTFKSLRKVESTAKLLYNLKKFVDYEKAPKDFKLKDMVYNAFTEGDYHGLKAFHYKSMFIGFMHFQDPYTYDVDRVERCDIHYAMPDGRVIPFCAFNVIPELYRDSTQRKYSIPAKVYEEKTGRSLKKEKYFREYSLEDKKRIIAFYERSIGRKLTEEEIGQKLEDPVPVISSQNPDM, from the coding sequence ATGGGCCATCTCATAAACGAGGACATGCTTGTTATAAGGGTAACAGAAAGCCTATGCCCAGGCTGTGTTGACGAGGAGAAGTTCGATCAGATGAGGATCCCTGCCATAGTGTATGAAGAGGGTGGCGAGGTCAAGCTCATAAAGGAATGCCCAGAGCACGGCGTTACGGTTGAGAAATACTGGGAAGACTACGAGATGTTCGAGGAGGCAAAGAAGTGGCAGGATCCGGGCGTGAAGATACTGAATCCTAACGTTGCCTATTATGCTTCAAAGATCGTATGCCCGACACACTGCGGTCTCTGCGTCAAACACAAATCCCACACGGGTCTCGGAAATATAGTTGTTACGAACAGGTGTGATCTCTCCTGCTGGTATTGCTTCTTCTACGCAAAGGAGAATGAACCCATTTACGAACCAACGCAGGATCAGATAAGAATGATGCTGCGCCGCATGAAGAATGAGAAGCCTGTAGGGGCAAACGCCGTCCAGATAACCGGCGGAGAGCCAACGATGAGGGACGATATAATCGATATAGTCAGAATAGCCAGGGAAGAGGGCTACGATCATGTCCAGCTCAACACGAACAGTGTCAGGGCTGCCTTCGACCCAGACTTCGTGAGAAGGGTCAGAGAGGCCGGTTCAAACGTCATATACACCAGCTTCGATGGCCCTACACCAAGATCGAATCCGAAGAACTTCTGGGAGATACCTGCTGCCCTGGAGAACTACAAGAAGGCACCGCTCGGTGTCGTCCTTGTTCCGACCGTCATAGGCGGAGTCAACGATATGTATCTGGGCGATATCATAAGGTTTGGGCTTTCGAATATAGACGTGGTCAGGGCAGTCAACTTCCAGCCTGTGAGCCTGGTGGGCAGGATGCCGGACAGGGCAAGGGCCAAGCAGAGGATAACCATACCGGGAGCAATAAAGAAGATCGAACAGCAGACGGATGGCCTCATAGGCAGGGAGGACTTCTTCACCGTGCCGTCTACAGCATCGGTTTCCAATTTCGTGGCTGCGCTAAAGGGCAGGCCAACATACAAGCTATCGATACACTACGCCTGCGGTATGGGAACATACCTGTTCAAGGATGATGAGAAGGTCATACCAGTCACGAGGTTTGTCGATGTGAAGGGAATGTTCGAGTACATCCAGAACCTTGCAGACGAGATAGGAGATTCAACGTTCAAGAGCCTCAGGAAGGTTGAGAGCACTGCAAAGCTGCTGTACAACCTCAAGAAGTTCGTAGACTATGAGAAGGCGCCGAAGGACTTCAAGCTGAAGGACATGGTTTACAACGCATTCACAGAGGGTGATTACCACGGTTTGAAGGCGTTCCACTACAAGTCTATGTTCATAGGCTTCATGCACTTCCAGGACCCGTACACGTACGATGTTGATCGTGTGGAGAGGTGCGATATCCACTATGCGATGCCGGATGGCAGAGTGATACCGTTCTGCGCATTCAACGTCATACCTGAACTCTACAGGGATTCGACTCAGAGAAAGTATTCGATCCCTGCGAAGGTATACGAGGAGAAGACCGGAAGGAGCCTCAAGAAGGAGAAGTATTTCAGGGAGTACAGCCTTGAGGATAAGAAGAGGATCATCGCCTTCTACGAGAGGAGCATAGGCAGGAAGCTCACCGAGGAGGAGATAGGCCAGAAGCTTGAGGATCCTGTCCCTGTGATATCTTCGCAGAACCCAGACATGTGA